One Motilibacter peucedani DNA window includes the following coding sequences:
- a CDS encoding SigE family RNA polymerase sigma factor yields MVTGERDREEFTAFVAGSARRLLHVAELACGDRHRAEDLVQSALMGAYLRWDKIRDEDPFAYVRRSVLNGQVSWWRRHSRESLTAETPDDVAADTVNNADDRDALRRALARLTRRERAVVILRFIEDLSEQQTALELGIAAGTVKSTSARALAKLRAQAAEPVGDMP; encoded by the coding sequence GTGGTGACTGGTGAGCGGGACAGGGAGGAGTTCACGGCGTTCGTCGCCGGCTCTGCCCGCCGGCTGTTGCATGTAGCCGAGCTTGCTTGCGGTGACCGACACCGCGCCGAGGACCTCGTCCAGTCCGCTCTCATGGGCGCGTACCTGCGTTGGGACAAGATCCGAGACGAGGATCCCTTCGCCTACGTCCGCAGATCCGTACTGAACGGCCAGGTGTCGTGGTGGCGGCGGCACTCCCGCGAATCACTCACCGCAGAGACGCCGGACGACGTCGCAGCGGACACAGTCAACAACGCCGACGATCGCGACGCCCTCCGCCGCGCCCTCGCGCGCCTGACCAGGCGAGAACGCGCCGTCGTCATCCTCCGCTTCATCGAAGACCTTTCCGAGCAGCAGACCGCCCTCGAGCTGGGCATCGCCGCCGGCACCGTCAAAAGCACCAGCGCCCGAGCCCTGGCGAAGCTGAGGGCGCAGGCAGCAGAGCCTGTGGGAGATATGCCATGA